AGTCAACATTTAGCAGGGTGTTCAGGATTGGTATGGCATCAGCATAGTTACCTCTTGAAATTAACTCCTCACCTTTGTAAAAAAAATACGCCTTGTTGAATTGGGCCTTTGAAGGGGTAAAACAAACAAGAAAAGTCACAATTAGCCAAAAGGGGAATAATAATCTTTGCATTTTATAGTATTAGTTAATCGTGTCTATTTCTGTTCCTTTTCATTAATGTCAATTTCACCTAAATTATACATATTCCAAAGAATTTTTCGTTGGTAGCTCACCATATATGCACTTGGTTTTGATGGATTTCGCTTAGCTGGTGCGGGTAGGGTAGTGGCAATCATTGCAGCCTCATGACGGGTAAGGCGCGATGCAGGTTTACCGTAGTATTTCCTTGCTGCGGCTTCCACTCCGTAAATACCCCTCCCCATCTCGGCTACGTTCAGGTAAACTTCCATAATCCTTTCCTTTGACCAGAAAGTTTCAATGAGCAGGGTAAAGTAGGCTTCTAATCCTTTTCGTACCCAGGAACGTTTGGGCCAAAGAAATACATTTTTTGCGGTTTGCTGTGAAATTGTACTGGCTCCGCGCAACTTTTTACCCCTTTGATTATACTTTCGGGCCTTTTTTATCGATTCCCAGTCAAATCCGTTGTGTTCCATGAACCTGTTGTCCTCGGCTGCAATTACAGCAAGCACCATCTGTGGCGATATCTCATCGATGCTTACCCAGCTATGTTCAAAATTGCTACTTCCTCCTTGGGTTTCCGGTAAATGCTTTTTTAGTATCATTAACCATGTGTAATGTGGGTTAACCCATTTGTACACTACAGTCAAACTAATACTAAGGGTAAAGAATAGTACTACCGAGTAGGTTATTACTCTTACTAACAATTTCTTAAAACTTAATTTTGCAATGTTTCCCGCTTCCGTCATCAATTGTTGACTTGTTGTTATACCAATCAATAATTTATTTTATCGATAATGTTTGCTAATATATTAAATTTGCATTGACAAAAAAGATTTGATTTGCATTGAATTGTATATTGAGGTGAAATTCAATAAATTAAATCAAGTAAAAAAAGTGATACCATGAAGAGATTATTTTGGGTTTTAACGAGTGTGATACTGCTAAGCAGCTGTTCCGACGATGGCATAAACTTTTTTACGCTCGAACAGGATATACAATTTGGTAAACAGCTCGATTCCGCAATTTTGGCAAACCCCAATGAATATCCTATTCTTGACAGGACTCAATACGCTGAGGCATATACACATATTGAGAGGGTAATGAATGCCATTTTAAGTTCGGATGATCTGAGGTATACAACTACATTTCCCTGGCAGGTAAGAATCATCCATGACGACAATGTGTTAAACGCTTTTGCGGCACCTGGTGGTTACCTGTATTTTTACACCGGATTAATTAAGTTTCTGGATAACGAAGCTCAGCTAGCCGGCGTTATGGCGCATGAAATAGCCCATGCCGATAGGCGTCACAGCACTCAAATGCTTACCCGTCAGTATGGTTTTAGCATGTTGCTCTCAATTATTATGGGCGATAATCCCTCGCAGCTTGAGCAGATACTATCGCAGTTAGCCCTTGGTGGAACAATGCTCAAATACAGTCGCGATAACGAGTATGAGGCCGATAAGTATGCTGTTACATACCTTTGCGATACCGATTATCACCCACGCGAACTTGCTGGCTTTTTTGAGAAGATGATGGGTTCTACACAAAAAATCCCTGAATTCCTTAGCACTCATCCATCGGATGAGAATCGGATTAAGAATATTGAAGAGGTATGGAAGAGCATGGGGAGTAAAGTGGGCAATATCTACGAAGACCGATATAAAAACTTTAAAAATGCTTTACCATAAGCGTTGTTGTACGATTTATAAAAGGCTGTCAATTTTTTTTGACAGCCTTTTTTGTACATTATTACTTAAGTTGAGGTTAGTCAATCGATTTTCTTATTGAAGTACTTGGCTTATAGTGATTTTTTAAGAAGTTCAACCCAACTTTTTACCCGTTTGGGTGTTTTTTCCGACTCATAATCTTCATCAATGGGAAGACCAATGAACTTGCCATCAATTACAGCTTCGGATTCAGTAAAGTTATAATCGTCTGTTGGCCATTGACCAACAACGTTAGCGCCCATTTCTAATAAATCTTTGGCAAGGATACCCATGGCATCTACAAAATTACGTGTATAAGTAACCGAATCGCCAGTTCCAAAAAAAGCGAATAGTTTACCTTCTATTCTTAGCTTTGAAAGATGAGGTCGGAATGATTCCCAGTCACATTTCGAAGAGTCTCCATTCCATGTTTCGCTACCCAGGGTTGAGCAGCCAAAAATTACAAAGTCGTAGTTATTAATTAGTTTTGGAGTAGCCTCCTTTATAGGGAAAACATCTACATTAGAATTAAATTCTTGAGCAATAAGTTTTGCCACCCTTTCAGTTGAACCACCTGTCGGCCCGTAAAAAATTCCTATCCTTTTTTTCATTTTTTAAAATTTTCTCGTTTTGTGTAAAAATAATAAAAATGGGATTAAAATGCAACTATTTTCCGCTTCCTTTAAGGCTTGCAATGGCAAGGAATATGCCTAAAGCAACGCTTAATAAGGCGGCAAAAAGAACTTGAAAATCGGCAGGTAAAAGGAATGTAATGGTATGAGCCGGTATCCAGAAGTAGGGTATTGTTTTGGCAAAAACAAAACTCCATTGAACCTTCCAGTTAATTGAAGCAAGAATCTCGCCAAAATTAATGGGCTTTACTAGGCACGAAAGGGTTCCTCCGTTGTTTGCTATGTGGGTGTCGGTAACCTTATGAAGTGTCATCATTACCGGAGCGTAAATAATGTTCATAAACAGGCTAATGCTGAAGGCTACTAGTATCTTGGCTAAAGTAAGTTCGCCTTTTAAGGCCTGGGGCGCATTTTCCATGCCCATATATGCAAGAAATTGTGGAACCCCCGATGCAAATAGCACAAAAGCTAATTTTATGGTTAAACCAAGCAAGCCCCAAACAACCGCTCTGGGCAACAATCCAAATCCGGGTTGATTATAATTCCCTGTTCTAATCCTTAACCCAATGGCTTCGCCAAAGGTGGCAAGGAGGGCAAACTTTATGAAACTTGTAACCATTCCATGGTTGGCGTTAAAATCAACATAAACGTTGTAAACCGTTTCCGATATAAAAAAGGGTAGAAGGAACAGAATAGTTCCTACCATTACGTACAAGTCAACTCGTTTCACTTTAATCAACATTTAACGGTTAAAATATCTAGCAAAACCAGCCTTAACCTGATCCCATATATACTCAAAGCGTGTTGCAATAAGTATTACAAGGATAATGGCAAGGCCAATCATCATTTTTTCGTTAGCTGTAAGGCTATTCCATTTCTCCTTAAGGCTCATGGCGCACTATTTTTCAATTCTGATTCGGGCATCTACCGCAACAACCTTATCTTTTGAACCTAGAAGCGGGTTTAGGTCCATCTCAAAGATTTCAGGAGCAACTGTTACGAGTGCCGATAAACGGCTAACAATTTCGGCAAAAATCTGTTCATTAACAGGTTCCTGTCCTCTTGCGCCCTTGATTATTCCATAGCTTTTAAGCCCTTTTATCATGTTTAATGCCTCGTTTGTATCAATAGGTGCAAGGGCAGCTTTTACATCCTTTAGAACCTCAATAAAAATACCTCCAAGTCCGCATAGTACCATGTGACCGAATTTATCCTCGCGTTTTGCCCCAACAAAAAGTTCAACCCCTTTAAGCATTGGCTGAATAAGGATGGCTGTAGTATCCTTAATCTTAATCATACGGTCAAACTCTTTGCGAACCGTTTCGGAATCTTTCACATTAAGTACAACACCCCCAACATCCGATTTGTGGACGGGGCCAACTACTTTCATTACTACCGGATAGCCTAATTTCTCTGCTGCTCTGGCAGCATCATCGGCAGTTGTAACAACCGCTTCGCCAGCACGGGGTATACCGGCAGCATCGAGCAGCTGTTGAACAGCATCGGGTGTCAGGTAACCGTTATTGCTTTTACTAATAATCTCACTTATGGCTTTTTCATTTACCTTTGGTAAAACGGGTGCTTCAGGTGATGGTTTTGGTGTATGGTAAATTTTTGCAAGGGCGTTGCCAAGCGATACCTCATCGGGGAAGAAAATTCGTCCTTTAGCAATAAAGTGTTCAATCTCATTCTTTACGTTCATAACCGAGGGGAGAACAGGGAATATGGGTTTGCGACAAACCTTCATCTTTTCATCAAGCAGGTCGTATACATCGTAAACGGGGAATAGGCCGGGACTTCCAAAAATAACTATCATGGCATCGATATTATGGAAGTCGTTTTCGCAGGCATCAATGATAAATCCAAGCTGCTCGGCTGTTCCTGTTGCCAAAAAGTCAATGGGGTTAGCCACCGATGAGCCCGGAAATAGCTTGGCAAGCAGTTCCTTTGCCTTTGGCCCCTCAATTGGAGGCACTTCAAGTCCGTTGTTCGATAAAGAGTCAGTGAGCATAACAGCAGGGCCACCTGCATGGGTGATTACTGCAATGTTTTTCCCTTGAAGCTCGGGATGCATAAAAATTGATGCCACGGTAGCCAGCTCATCGCGCCCATAGCAGCGAACAATTCCCGCTTTGCGGAACAGCGCTTCAACAGCTACATCGCTACTGGCAAGCGCTCCTGTGTGGCTCGATGCTGCTCGGCTTCCTGCCGATGAACTGCCAGCCTTAATTGCCGCAATCCTGCATCCTTTCCTTATGAGCGACTGGGCATGTTTTAAGAGTTTTTGAGGTTTGTTGATACTTTCAACGTAGAGCAGCTTTACCCTTGAGCTGCTTTGCGGGTCGAATGTATTATCGAGGTATTCAAGTACTTCCTCAACGCCAATTTGGGCGCTATTGCCCACTGAGTATACGCTGTTAAATGTTAAGCCACGCGGAATGCTCGATTCCATGATAAACACCGCAGTGGCTCCTGAACCCGAAATGAAATCAACTCCTTTGGGGTCGAACTTGGGAATTGGGGTGGTAAAAACGCCGGCATAGTTAGTGTTCATTACACCAATGCAGTTTGGGCCAATTAGGCACCCACCGGTACGGTTTATGGTGTCAACTATTTGTTGTTCAAGCTTAGCGCCCTCCTCACTCTCTTCATGAAAACCGGCCGAGAGAATAATGAAAGCTCTGGTTCCTTTTTGTGTGGCCAGAACCTCAACGGTTTGAGGGCAGAACTTAGCTGCAATGGCTAGTATCGCCAAATCCACCTGTGGTAATTCAGCAACATCGCGAACCGATTTCACTCCCTGAACCTCATCGGCTTTTGGGTTTACTACGTAAAGACTCCCTTTAAAATGGTTGTCGATAAGATTTTTTAAAACCTTTCCGCCGGGTTTCTGAATATCGTCAGAACCGCCAACCACCACTATACTTTTGGGATTGATTAACTCGTTGGTAATCATTTTAATGCGTTTTGAGTTTTACAGTTTACAATTTACACAAACGTAAATGAATTATGTAAAAGTAACAAGCCTGTTTAATGTGTTAGAGAGCTACTTTTTTTGACAAAAAAAAGGCCGACAGGATGCTGTCAGCCTTTTCAACTATTATTATTTCATCTTAGTAACTTTTGATATCTACTCCACCGAAAAGCACTAATCCTTTAAGAACAAGCTCTGGGGCATTTTCTGGTAGAGCCTGAGGTATTTTTCGTTTATCGGAAACGCCTCCAAAAATTGAGGTTACCTCAATTTTTACTTTCCATTCGGAAGGAATAATGAGTTTTGAGCCACCAAAAATGCATAGCAAATCAACAACATTTAAACCTGATTCCAGCTTTGCGGTGCTAAGGTCAATGGTTGAGCCTCCAAAAATGTTGGTAATTTTTCCCCCTCTGAATTGCTGCGAAGTAAATTTTTGGTCCGAACCACCAAAAATGGAAACATCATCAATCAAGTCGTCCTTAACTTCACCTGTTTTGTATGGGTGCCACCTGCGTCGCCTGCTACCAAATATTAATGAAAGGCCTATAAAAAGAATAACTGCAGGCCAAAAAAGTTTACTAATTGAAACGGGCAACTCGTAAAACTTTGCAGCCAGGAAAAATGCCCCTATGGCAATTAAGACTGTTCCTGTAGTTCTATTCCCTTTACCGGGCAGAATAATTAATCCTATTACAATTAGTAACGTTTGCCAGGTGAAAATGTATTTGCCCCATTCAACAGGATACAAATCGAAGTTATCGATAAGGAGTAAACCTGCCAACACAATTAGCAAAAACCCAAGTACTAGTCTTGAGTAGTCGGTTTTCGGGCTGTTCTCAATTTTTTCCATTTGATTTGAATTTGGTTTTCAACAATCTAAAAATACGATTTATATGTATCATTTGCTGCATGGTCATAAAATTTATTTAGGGTATTGCTGTTTTTTTGTACATAAACCCATAAAATGGGTTGGCTAAAGAAAAAAGAGCAATCGGATAACGATTGCTCTTTTTTATCACTTTAAGCTTGATGCCTTAGTGACTAGCAGCACCTTCAGGAACAGCTAGCTTATCGCCGGTAGCATCAATCACGTTTTTCTTCCACCAGTCGGGGTATTGTGGATTTTTAACTGGGGCAGGGCAGTAATCGTACTGGTTGTATTTAAGCCCACCCTTTCCATCCTCCTGCTTAACATTTCCATCCATAAATTTCATTAAAAGGAACTGGAATAGTTTTTCCCAGCGAGCAACAACATAGTTTCCGGTATTAACGGTATAATCGGTAAGGAATCGTACAGCATCCTCCTTGTTGGTTTCCAATAGCTTAAGAGCGGTTTGGTCAACTACGGCTGTTTGTGAGATGAAACGGTTTTCCAACTCATCCTGTACCCTTTTGATATCCTGAATCATAAGGTCGTAGCGGAGGTAAGCAAAGTTCGATACCTTATTGAATACCCAGAATGCACAATCGTCGCAGTAGGTGAGCATATCGCCCTTGCCCTCGGCGTAAGCCTCTGGCACAGAGGTAACGCTGCAATATACAGGGAAGTAAACGGTTGAGGCAGCATCGTCAACACTGAACCAGAAAATACCGCCAACAGCATCGGGTAGCCAGCTGCGCATTTGTGCAACAAACGAGAATCCGGTTTGCTGGGTTGCAGTGGCGCGTTCGTTAAAGTACGATTTCCCTTCGTATTTCCAGGTTAGTGGACGCCAACGGTATGGGAGACCATGAGGACCTGCGCCTGGATCCTTACTCATGTCGAGTTCTGTTCCCTCAAGGTGATCGCGCATAAAGTTCATCATATCCCTAACCGAGAGTTTACGCTCAGGCTTGATATATAAAGGCATGCGGTTTTTAAGGTCGTGCCCCTTGGCGTAGTCAAAGTAGTTCCACATATCCTTGTTTACAGCCTTGAAAAACGACCAAACCCTAATCTCACAGAAACGAGCTGCACCAAAATCGAGTGGGGCATATACATCGGAAAAGCTAAATTCCTCATCTTTACCGGTAAAGTAACCTTTTTGACGAGCAAAGCCGATTACATCATGAGCGTAAACAACCTCAACATCGGGTTCAAAAATTTTATCTAAATTTTTTGAGCTGATTGAGGTTTTCATGTTCTCAAGGGGGAAGGTGGTGATACGAGCATGATTAGCATGACCCGATACGTACCCATCGGGAATACGAATGGCTACCCATACTGCTCCCCGATTTGCGTTGTAAGCCTTTTTAGTTTTCTTGTCCACCTTAATATCGGTTCCCTTTCCAATCATTTCAAAAATCCAAACCTCGTTCTTGTCGGCAACCGAGAACGATTCCCCGGAACTGTAGTAGCCATACTTTTCAACCAGTTCAGCCATCACTTTAATGGCCTCACGTGCGCTCTTTGAGCGCTGTAGGGCGATATACATTAATGAACCGTAGTCAATTAACCCAGTACTATCCTGTAGCTCCTCACGTCCGCCATAGGTGGTTTCACCAATTGCTACCTGATATTCGTTCATGTTGCCTACCACGCTATATGTCTGTAAGGCCTGGGGAATTTCGCCAAGGAATTTCCCTGTATCCCATTCGTAAATCTTCATTAGCGTACCAGCCGGATAAACAGCAGCTGGTTTGAAATAAAGTTCGCCAAACAGGTAATGTGAGTCGGCGGCGTAGGTTATCATGGTTGAGCCGTCAACCGATGCACCTTTGGTTACAAGGTAATTGGTGCAAGCATTGCCGGTATTGGCATTAATCAGTAATGCAATAGCAGCAAAAATCTGGATTGTGAGTTTTCTCATAATCGTTTTAGTTTAATTAAAGTTTACAAACCTAATATTTTTTTGATTATAAACCAGGTTGATGGTTTAATGGTTCAGGGTTTTAGCTGTATAGACACCCGGCTATGGAGTTGTTGTTTGCTCCTGTTACTGAGGCTATGGCGCCGGGTTCCTTTAGTAAGTAAAGCACCCCAAGGAATGCAAATATCAGGGCTTCCTTATAATCAATAGTTTTACTATCGGGAATTACAATTTTCAACTCGGTTTTCTGCTTGATTAGTTCCATTAAAAAAGCATTCTTGGCTCCTCCACCGGTTGCCAGCATGGTTGTTTTTTTCAAGCTGTTACAATCGTGGGCTATTCTACCTGAAATATGCTCGTATGCGGTTCTTAACTGACTGGTAAGCGGATATGCATTATACCTGTTGAGTATAGGCATTATATAGCTCTCGAACCACTCCCTACCCAACGATTTTGGCGGTGGCTGAATGTAGTATTCAATATTTTCAAGTTCCTGGAGCATTCCCGGAATAACCTGACCGGTTCTTCCAAGGTCACCATTAAAATCGTATTCATTACCTGTTAACCCTGCTAGGTGGTTAAGCATCATGTTGCAAACACAAATATCGTAAGCCACCCGGTTGCTAAAATTATCATCGTAGCTAATATTTGCTATGCCTCCCAAATTAAGGCAGATGTCAAACTCTTGAAAAAGCATTTTGTCTCCAATTGGAACTAGCGGTGCACCTTGCCCCCCCCGTGAAACATCGCCCGAACGAAAATCGGAAATGCAAGGAATTCCTGAATACGCAGCGATTGCTGCACCTTTGCCAATTTGTAGGGTGTATCCTTGAGTCGGATTATGAAAAACGGTGTGTCCATGCGATGCAATGTAATCGGCCTCAATTCCATGTTCCGATACAAACCGTTTAACCTGTTCACCTAAATACTTCCCGTAGCTAAAGTCTAAAGCGGTAATCTCCTCAGCAGTGTAATTATGGGCTTCCTTTAGCTGATTTATGAGATGTGTTGGATACTTAATGGTTTCGGCAGCTAAAATGTAGTATTGCCACTTGCTATTTATGTTCTGAAAAAAGCAGTAACAAATATCGAGCCCATCGAGCGATGTGCCCGACATTAAGCCTATCATCCTATAACTTGAAGACTTGTTTGGGGAATGCATTACTTACGCGAATACACGCTTATTACTAGTTCCTTCACAGCTTGGTTGACCAGTTTATAAAGGGTTTCGTTTGGTGAGTTTATGTTTGGGTTTACAAAACCGTCAAAATACTTATCGTTCAGCGTTATTACTTTACTTTCAATAGCTTCACCTTTGGTGTTGGCTACTGGTATTATTCCTTTATCGTTATAGATGTTCATTTTAATGGTAATCTTTGGCTTTATCTCATTGGGAGCCAGTTGGATTACCTGTGGTGAGGTGTCGCTGGAGGTTTTGGTTACATATTTCGACATAAACTCAGGGCCAATTTCCACATCAATGCTGATATAAAACTTTGAGTTCCCTTTCCGAAGAGCTCTGTTTATTGTCACATTTGGAAATCCATAGTGGTCGTATGAAAATTTATCGCCGTAGGCATTCAGGGGCAATATAATCATACCAACATCGTTGGTAAGCTGTTGCTTAATAATATCCCAGATATCGGCAGTAAGGTGCCCAATAATTCTATCCTGCTGCGGTTTAACCGGTTCGCGGAAAAGGTGAGCATATTCGCTAAACTTTGCATGGTACCCGGGATCAATATTGACCTTGAAATAAATCAGCCCTACCTCTTTATTTCTGTATTTTTGGGCAAAAACCTGAGTGCTAAAGAAAAATAAAGTTATTGCCAGCAGAACTGAAGTGTATCTTTTCATGGCTTGAAATTTTTTCAAATGTAATAAAACTTATCAAAAAGTGAACCAAATTAGCTCAATTGTGCCTTTTGTGGTCTTTTCCTTTTCCATCGCCTATGCGTCCATAGCCAGTTTTCAGGGTTTTCTCTTATACTTTGTTCAAGCCTGTGCATGTAGGCAGCGGTTAGCTCACCGTCCTGCAGTTCGTTTGGCTTATCGCACAAAACGCTTAGTTCTACAGTATAGTAACCCCTCTTTACCCTTTTAATATCGATGTAAATAACAGGGTAGTTATACATTTTTGCATACTTTTCGGGACCATGAATGCAGGCGGTATCCTGGTTGAAAAAGTTTATCCAGTAGGCTTTTGATAGGTTAGAGGGGCTTTGGTCAGCAACCAGAATGTATATGCAAGGTTTGTGTTTATATTTCTGAAAGGTATCAAAGGTCTGATTGGTTGGAACCAATTCGGTTCCCCTAATCGATCGGTTCCACTTGATGAACCAATCGATTAGCTTGTTGCTTAGTGGTTTGTATATGGCAACCGGGTGATGTTTTAGCTGTATACCAGCCGATAGGGCTCCCCATTCCCAGTTGTTTAGGTGCCCTGCAACTCCAATAATACTCTGTTTCTGATTGTAGTAGTAATCGAGTAGTTCAGGGTTAAGAATTTTATGACGTTCTCTTATGGCTGAGTTGCGCATGGTGAACCCTTTAAGCGCCTCAACAGAAATATCGGCTAGGTTCTGGTACGATTGTTTCTCAATTACTGCTAATTCCGCATCGCTCTTTTCAGGGAATGCCAATCGTAAATTGCTTCGGGTAACCTTTACACGGTATTTTAAAACATTGTGCAGGAGTTTAGCCATAATATTACTATAGCCGTAGATTAAGCCCCATGGAATTATGGCTACAATAACTATTGAGATGAGAAATAGTATGAAGTAAAAAACGGTTATCAAAACTCAATCAGTTTACTATGTCAAAGTTAGCTATTACCAGAAAAACTTGATAGCATATTCCGAATCATTGTTTAACATATCGGTAGCAACAATTTTAAGGCTATGCCATTGACCTTTTTTAATCCTTTGGGGATTAAGATTATGCGAAAGTATACGGGTTTTTGGATCCCACTCAAATAACACCCAGTTACCATCAATATAGCCATTATACTTTTTGATCCTCGTATTGTCAGTTAGCTTAAAGTTTATGTTGTTTTGACTGGTGATTTTTGCATTAGGCATTAAATTCTGGGAGATAATTGACGGAGGAATTGTATCAACCAGAACGGTATATTTCCCAAAGCTATTACAGGTTGCCTTTAGGCTGCCATTAATAAGTTCGCTTCCAACGTATTCAAATCCTTTCCCGTTTA
The genomic region above belongs to Tenuifilum sp. 4138str and contains:
- the mtgA gene encoding monofunctional biosynthetic peptidoglycan transglycosylase; the protein is MLVRVITYSVVLFFTLSISLTVVYKWVNPHYTWLMILKKHLPETQGGSSNFEHSWVSIDEISPQMVLAVIAAEDNRFMEHNGFDWESIKKARKYNQRGKKLRGASTISQQTAKNVFLWPKRSWVRKGLEAYFTLLIETFWSKERIMEVYLNVAEMGRGIYGVEAAARKYYGKPASRLTRHEAAMIATTLPAPAKRNPSKPSAYMVSYQRKILWNMYNLGEIDINEKEQK
- a CDS encoding M48 family metallopeptidase, whose protein sequence is MKRLFWVLTSVILLSSCSDDGINFFTLEQDIQFGKQLDSAILANPNEYPILDRTQYAEAYTHIERVMNAILSSDDLRYTTTFPWQVRIIHDDNVLNAFAAPGGYLYFYTGLIKFLDNEAQLAGVMAHEIAHADRRHSTQMLTRQYGFSMLLSIIMGDNPSQLEQILSQLALGGTMLKYSRDNEYEADKYAVTYLCDTDYHPRELAGFFEKMMGSTQKIPEFLSTHPSDENRIKNIEEVWKSMGSKVGNIYEDRYKNFKNALP
- a CDS encoding flavodoxin, which produces MKKRIGIFYGPTGGSTERVAKLIAQEFNSNVDVFPIKEATPKLINNYDFVIFGCSTLGSETWNGDSSKCDWESFRPHLSKLRIEGKLFAFFGTGDSVTYTRNFVDAMGILAKDLLEMGANVVGQWPTDDYNFTESEAVIDGKFIGLPIDEDYESEKTPKRVKSWVELLKKSL
- a CDS encoding Mpv17/PMP22 family protein, translating into MKRVDLYVMVGTILFLLPFFISETVYNVYVDFNANHGMVTSFIKFALLATFGEAIGLRIRTGNYNQPGFGLLPRAVVWGLLGLTIKLAFVLFASGVPQFLAYMGMENAPQALKGELTLAKILVAFSISLFMNIIYAPVMMTLHKVTDTHIANNGGTLSCLVKPINFGEILASINWKVQWSFVFAKTIPYFWIPAHTITFLLPADFQVLFAALLSVALGIFLAIASLKGSGK
- a CDS encoding acetate--CoA ligase family protein, with the translated sequence MITNELINPKSIVVVGGSDDIQKPGGKVLKNLIDNHFKGSLYVVNPKADEVQGVKSVRDVAELPQVDLAILAIAAKFCPQTVEVLATQKGTRAFIILSAGFHEESEEGAKLEQQIVDTINRTGGCLIGPNCIGVMNTNYAGVFTTPIPKFDPKGVDFISGSGATAVFIMESSIPRGLTFNSVYSVGNSAQIGVEEVLEYLDNTFDPQSSSRVKLLYVESINKPQKLLKHAQSLIRKGCRIAAIKAGSSSAGSRAASSHTGALASSDVAVEALFRKAGIVRCYGRDELATVASIFMHPELQGKNIAVITHAGGPAVMLTDSLSNNGLEVPPIEGPKAKELLAKLFPGSSVANPIDFLATGTAEQLGFIIDACENDFHNIDAMIVIFGSPGLFPVYDVYDLLDEKMKVCRKPIFPVLPSVMNVKNEIEHFIAKGRIFFPDEVSLGNALAKIYHTPKPSPEAPVLPKVNEKAISEIISKSNNGYLTPDAVQQLLDAAGIPRAGEAVVTTADDAARAAEKLGYPVVMKVVGPVHKSDVGGVVLNVKDSETVRKEFDRMIKIKDTTAILIQPMLKGVELFVGAKREDKFGHMVLCGLGGIFIEVLKDVKAALAPIDTNEALNMIKGLKSYGIIKGARGQEPVNEQIFAEIVSRLSALVTVAPEIFEMDLNPLLGSKDKVVAVDARIRIEK
- a CDS encoding LiaF transmembrane domain-containing protein, which translates into the protein MEKIENSPKTDYSRLVLGFLLIVLAGLLLIDNFDLYPVEWGKYIFTWQTLLIVIGLIILPGKGNRTTGTVLIAIGAFFLAAKFYELPVSISKLFWPAVILFIGLSLIFGSRRRRWHPYKTGEVKDDLIDDVSIFGGSDQKFTSQQFRGGKITNIFGGSTIDLSTAKLESGLNVVDLLCIFGGSKLIIPSEWKVKIEVTSIFGGVSDKRKIPQALPENAPELVLKGLVLFGGVDIKSY
- a CDS encoding dipeptidase, encoding MRKLTIQIFAAIALLINANTGNACTNYLVTKGASVDGSTMITYAADSHYLFGELYFKPAAVYPAGTLMKIYEWDTGKFLGEIPQALQTYSVVGNMNEYQVAIGETTYGGREELQDSTGLIDYGSLMYIALQRSKSAREAIKVMAELVEKYGYYSSGESFSVADKNEVWIFEMIGKGTDIKVDKKTKKAYNANRGAVWVAIRIPDGYVSGHANHARITTFPLENMKTSISSKNLDKIFEPDVEVVYAHDVIGFARQKGYFTGKDEEFSFSDVYAPLDFGAARFCEIRVWSFFKAVNKDMWNYFDYAKGHDLKNRMPLYIKPERKLSVRDMMNFMRDHLEGTELDMSKDPGAGPHGLPYRWRPLTWKYEGKSYFNERATATQQTGFSFVAQMRSWLPDAVGGIFWFSVDDAASTVYFPVYCSVTSVPEAYAEGKGDMLTYCDDCAFWVFNKVSNFAYLRYDLMIQDIKRVQDELENRFISQTAVVDQTALKLLETNKEDAVRFLTDYTVNTGNYVVARWEKLFQFLLMKFMDGNVKQEDGKGGLKYNQYDYCPAPVKNPQYPDWWKKNVIDATGDKLAVPEGAASH
- a CDS encoding anhydro-N-acetylmuramic acid kinase, whose translation is MHSPNKSSSYRMIGLMSGTSLDGLDICYCFFQNINSKWQYYILAAETIKYPTHLINQLKEAHNYTAEEITALDFSYGKYLGEQVKRFVSEHGIEADYIASHGHTVFHNPTQGYTLQIGKGAAIAAYSGIPCISDFRSGDVSRGGQGAPLVPIGDKMLFQEFDICLNLGGIANISYDDNFSNRVAYDICVCNMMLNHLAGLTGNEYDFNGDLGRTGQVIPGMLQELENIEYYIQPPPKSLGREWFESYIMPILNRYNAYPLTSQLRTAYEHISGRIAHDCNSLKKTTMLATGGGAKNAFLMELIKQKTELKIVIPDSKTIDYKEALIFAFLGVLYLLKEPGAIASVTGANNNSIAGCLYS
- a CDS encoding lysophospholipid acyltransferase family protein — its product is MITVFYFILFLISIVIVAIIPWGLIYGYSNIMAKLLHNVLKYRVKVTRSNLRLAFPEKSDAELAVIEKQSYQNLADISVEALKGFTMRNSAIRERHKILNPELLDYYYNQKQSIIGVAGHLNNWEWGALSAGIQLKHHPVAIYKPLSNKLIDWFIKWNRSIRGTELVPTNQTFDTFQKYKHKPCIYILVADQSPSNLSKAYWINFFNQDTACIHGPEKYAKMYNYPVIYIDIKRVKRGYYTVELSVLCDKPNELQDGELTAAYMHRLEQSIRENPENWLWTHRRWKRKRPQKAQLS